A stretch of Cyanobacteriota bacterium DNA encodes these proteins:
- a CDS encoding BON domain-containing protein — translation MGWLSRIFPGSKPSDDTSKYLTMGPTFKLKAAEAAAESGTVLETPTGEEIPACKVGLNGEFDESGLAKRVVHAFDLDSELDDIETLWVAQLMSKVVLRGKVPTQALLDRAVSIAMKVPGATEVDTSDVQVG, via the coding sequence ATGGGTTGGTTAAGCAGAATTTTTCCGGGTAGCAAGCCATCAGACGATACCTCTAAATATCTGACTATGGGGCCTACCTTTAAGCTAAAAGCAGCAGAAGCAGCTGCTGAAAGTGGCACTGTGCTTGAAACACCAACTGGAGAAGAAATTCCAGCTTGTAAAGTTGGGTTAAATGGTGAATTTGACGAGAGCGGTTTGGCCAAGCGCGTGGTTCATGCCTTTGATCTGGATAGTGAACTCGATGATATTGAAACCCTATGGGTTGCCCAACTCATGAGTAAGGTTGTGCTGCGGGGCAAAGTACCCACACAAGCACTGCTAGACAGGGCTGTGTCCATTGCCATGAAAGTACCTGGCGCTACGGAAGTAGACACCAGCGATGTTCAAGTGGGCTAA
- a CDS encoding DMT family transporter, with the protein MGIALILCSAICLALQNVIIKLLFSQESVLGLVTLGGWVLPSLSHSLLLMHMRTLLMTGLLLTIAPWIHPTTFHELRSLQQPQYQPLFWRMVGTGTLLFLSLTFLYIAISNATTGIAVTLFFIHPAVTVLLAWLAWGDRPTALRFAIVGLVLGGVFLATPYSEQINQATLWIGTGAAIAAGLSFGAYNILAQSCLQPQAGKATCHPIPFTVVNFLVTVLLASLCLPLLQIRIMADQWLPAWVATFLCAIATLTAYVLNFYGIRWLGAVTTALVSASNPVMTCLLAWLVIGETLQGTQGIGVMLVALGVAALSVTTHTP; encoded by the coding sequence ATGGGTATAGCACTGATTCTGTGTTCTGCGATTTGCCTTGCGTTGCAGAATGTGATTATCAAGTTACTGTTTAGTCAGGAGTCTGTTCTAGGACTGGTAACGTTAGGAGGGTGGGTATTGCCTAGCCTGAGCCACTCGCTACTGCTTATGCACATGCGCACCTTGTTAATGACGGGGTTGCTATTGACGATCGCGCCTTGGATTCATCCTACTACCTTTCACGAATTGCGCTCCCTACAACAGCCCCAATATCAGCCACTGTTCTGGCGCATGGTGGGCACAGGCACCTTACTGTTTCTATCGCTGACATTTCTATACATTGCCATTAGCAACGCTACTACGGGCATTGCCGTTACGTTGTTCTTTATCCATCCCGCGGTGACAGTGCTGCTAGCATGGCTAGCTTGGGGCGATCGTCCCACAGCCCTAAGGTTTGCCATCGTAGGTTTAGTATTAGGTGGTGTTTTCTTAGCTACGCCCTATTCCGAGCAGATTAACCAAGCAACTCTATGGATAGGAACTGGGGCTGCGATCGCTGCTGGTCTTAGTTTTGGTGCCTATAACATTCTTGCCCAATCTTGTTTGCAACCCCAGGCAGGTAAAGCTACCTGCCATCCCATCCCCTTTACAGTCGTCAATTTTTTGGTCACCGTCCTGCTGGCTAGCTTGTGCTTGCCCCTGTTACAGATTAGGATCATGGCCGACCAATGGTTACCGGCTTGGGTAGCAACATTTTTGTGTGCGATCGCCACCTTGACAGCCTACGTGTTGAACTTTTATGGAATTCGCTGGTTAGGGGCTGTAACCACAGCCTTAGTAAGTGCTAGCAATCCAGTCATGACTTGCCTGCTAGCATGGCTGGTTATTGGTGAAACCCTTCAAGGTACGCAGGGGATCGGAGTTATGCTGGTTGCCCTAGGAGTCGCTGCCCTGAGCGTGACCACTCACACTCCTTAA